GGATCCGCGACGGAGCGGACCGCCGTTCATGGTGCGCCACCTCCAGGGACGGGGTGAACAGCCTGGCAGCAAGCGACCCGCGTGCGGAGCAGGCTGTGACTATAATAACCCATTATATGGAAGGTGGTCACGACCTCTCCATGGAAATCCCGGCGGGGAGGGGTCCGGCGATCGGGTTCCGCTGCCGCATCCTCCCGATCCTCCTGCGCGGACTCCTTCGCGGTCCGGGCATCCCGGACGCGGCTGAGGCGCCACGCAGCGTGACGAACCACCCGGGTCGTATCCCGGAGTGCAGTCGAATCTCGGCACAGGAGGCGAATGCGCGTGCGAATCCTTATCGCTCTCGTGACCGCGGCCGGACTGGTGTTCGGCCTGTTCTCCCCGACCGGCGCGGCCGGCTTTAAGCCGGTGATCAACTTCGGCGTCAACCGGGCCGCGGAGGACCTCGATCCCGTGACCCAGGACGCGAACCCCAACATCTGGGCGTACATGCAGATCTACCAGGAACTCATCGCGATCAACGTCAAAGGCGACGGGTTCGTGCCGGACCTCGCCACCAAGTGGGCCGTCTCGCCGGACGGCAAGACGTGGACGTTCACCCTGCGTCCGGACGCGCGGTTTTCCACCGGCGATCCGGTGACCTCGGCCGACGCCGTCTGGTCGCTCCAGCGCGCGCACGACATGGACGGGCCGTGGAAGTGGGCGCTGGAATCCGTCCAGTCGATCTCGGCGCCGGACGCGCACACGGTGGTCTTCACGCTGAAGGAACCGTTTGCCCCCTTCCTCTCCGACGTGTCGCTGTTCTCCAACGCCATCCTCTCGGAGAAAGTCTTCAAATCGGCGACCCATGAGCAGATCTCGACGAAGCCCATCGGCTCGGGCCCCTTCATGCTCACCGATTGGAAGAAGGGCGAGGAGCTGGTGATGAAGGCCAACCCCTACTACTACGTGAAGGGACGGCCGCGGACGCCGGAACTGCACCTCCGCTACATCCCCGATGACAACAACCGCGTCATCGCCCTGCAGTCGGGGGACGTGGACGGGGTGGACTACCCGCCGTTCTCCCTGCTCTCCACCCTGCGGCGGGATCCCCGGATCGACGTGCAGCTCAACCCCTCGACCGCGGTCCAACATGTGCTGCTCAACGTCACCGCGGCGCCGCTCAACAACATCAAGGTGCGGGAGGCGCTCTCCTACGCCACCGACCGGGACGCCATCGTCAAAGCCGTCTGCTACGGGGCCTGCACCCCGGCGACGTCGTTCCTGCCGATCACGACGCCCCTCTTCGACAAACAGCTCAAGGCGTACACGCTGGACCTGACCAAGGCGAAGCAGCTGCTGCAGGAGTCCGGCGTGCCCACCCCCATCACGCTCAAGGCGATCATCTGGTCCGGAAACACGGACGCGGAGACGGCGACCACGCTGCTGAAGGCGATGTGGGCGAAGATCGGCGTGAACCTGCAGATCGAGCCGCTCGACCGGGCGACGGCGACCCAGCGGATGCGCGCGCTCGACTATCAGGTGGACGTCAGCGGGTGGACCAACGACGTGCCCGACCCCTCCGAGCTGGCGTCTTACGAGTTCGACTACGTCACGGCCAAGTCGTACCACACCGGGTACAAGTCGGATGCGATGGACGCCCTCATCAACAAGGGCGTGCGGGAGCTGGATCTCAACAAGCGGCGCCAGATTTACTATCAAATGCAGCAGCTGGCGATCACGGACGCGCCGCTGGTGTGGCTCTACTACGCCCCCTACACCATCGCGCTCAACAAGAAGGTGTCTGGCTTCGTCCAGCTGGCGACGGGGCCCTGGATCTTCAAGGACGTGGCCGTGGCGCAGTAGAGGCCTAAGCAGAACTCGGGACATCGCGCGGCGGGGAGCGGCCGGATG
This genomic stretch from bacterium harbors:
- a CDS encoding ABC transporter substrate-binding protein, whose protein sequence is MRILIALVTAAGLVFGLFSPTGAAGFKPVINFGVNRAAEDLDPVTQDANPNIWAYMQIYQELIAINVKGDGFVPDLATKWAVSPDGKTWTFTLRPDARFSTGDPVTSADAVWSLQRAHDMDGPWKWALESVQSISAPDAHTVVFTLKEPFAPFLSDVSLFSNAILSEKVFKSATHEQISTKPIGSGPFMLTDWKKGEELVMKANPYYYVKGRPRTPELHLRYIPDDNNRVIALQSGDVDGVDYPPFSLLSTLRRDPRIDVQLNPSTAVQHVLLNVTAAPLNNIKVREALSYATDRDAIVKAVCYGACTPATSFLPITTPLFDKQLKAYTLDLTKAKQLLQESGVPTPITLKAIIWSGNTDAETATTLLKAMWAKIGVNLQIEPLDRATATQRMRALDYQVDVSGWTNDVPDPSELASYEFDYVTAKSYHTGYKSDAMDALINKGVRELDLNKRRQIYYQMQQLAITDAPLVWLYYAPYTIALNKKVSGFVQLATGPWIFKDVAVAQ